In a genomic window of Zonotrichia albicollis isolate bZonAlb1 chromosome 7, bZonAlb1.hap1, whole genome shotgun sequence:
- the LOC141729575 gene encoding olfactory receptor 14J1-like, with translation MSNSSSIRHFLLLALADTRQLQLLHFCLLLGISLAALLANGLIISAVACSHHLHTPMFFFLLNLALSDLGSICTTVPKAMHNSLWDTRDISYTGCAAQLFLYVFFMSAQFSLLTVMCYDRYVSICKPLHYGTLLGSRACAHMAAAAWASAFLNALMHTANTFSLPLCQGNALGQFFCEIPQILKLSCSKSYIRELGLMFSISLGFACFVFMVFSYVQIFRAVLRIPSEQGRHKAFSTCLPHLVVVSLFVSTGIFAHLKPPSISSPSLDLSVSVLYSVVPPAMNPLIYSLKNQELKAAVRTLMTGIFQKH, from the coding sequence atgtccaacagcagctccatcaggcatttcctcctgctggcattggcagacacgcggcagctgcagctcctgcacttctgcctcttgctgggcatctccctggctgccctcctggccaacggcctcatcatcagtgccgtagcctgcagccaccacctgcacacgcccatgttcttcttcctgctcaacctggccctcagcgacctgggctccatctgcaccactgtccccaaagccatgcacaattccctctgggacaccagggacatctcctacacaggatgtgctgctcagctctttctGTATGTATTTTTCATGTCAGCACAATTTTCTCTCCTGActgtcatgtgctacgaccgctatgtgtccatctgcaaacccctgcactacgggaccctcctgggcagcagagcttgtgcccacatggcagcagctgcctgggccagtgcctttctgaatgctctcatgcacacggccaatacattttccctgcccctgtgccaaggcaatgccctgggccagttcttctgtgaaatcccccagatcctcaaacTCTCCTGCTCTAAATCCTATATCAGGGAGCTTGGACTTATGTTTTCCATCTCTTTaggttttgcttgttttgtgttcatggttttctcctatgttcagatcttcagggctgtgctgaggatcccctctgagcagggacggcacaaagccttttccacctgcctccctcacctggtcgtggtctccctgtttgtCAGCACTGGCATATTTGcccacctgaagcccccctccatctcttccccatccctggatctgtcagtgtcagttctgtactcagtggtgcctccagccatgaaccccctcatctacagcctgaagaaccaggagctcaaggctgcagtgcgGACACTTATGACCGGAATATTTCAGAAACACTAA